A single Bufo bufo chromosome 6, aBufBuf1.1, whole genome shotgun sequence DNA region contains:
- the LOC121005862 gene encoding glutathione S-transferase kappa 1-like, translated as MSKRKVLELFYDVVSPYSWLGFEILLRYKNLWNVDIHLRPGFLGGIMHASGNSPPAMVPKRGSYMVKDLEKLSEFYQVPLHQPSDFFNVVIKKGSLSAMRFVTAVQMSHPEFLESVSRELWLRIWSEDIDITEPESIIQAAKKAGMPENVAKQLLSTCTSPEVKNKLKETTEKALEYGIFGMPSIVAHINEKPELFFGSDRFELLAHRLGEKWLGPVPQNSKL; from the exons atacTGTTACGATATAAGAACTTATGGAACGTAGACATTCATTTACGCCCTGGGTTCCTTGGAGGAATAATGCATGCATCTG GTAACTCTCCTCCCGCCATGGTTCCAAAGAGGGGTTCCTACATGGTGAAGGACTTGGAAAAGCTGTCTGAGTTTTATCAAGTTCCTTTACATCAACCAAGTGATTTCTTTAATGTTGTCATTAAGAAAG GAAGTCTGTCAGCCATGCGGTTTGTGACGGCTGTTCAGATGTCACATCCAGAGTTCCTTGAGTCAGTGTCTCGGGAGTTGTGGCTGCGAATCTGGTCTGAG GATATAGACATTACAGAACCGGAGAGCATAATACAG GCTGCTAAGAAAGCTGGAATGCCCGAAAATGTGGCAAAACAATTATTGTCCACCTGCACCTCACCGGAAGTCAAAAACAAGCTcaaggagacaaccgagaaggcgTTGGAATATGGG ATTTTTGGAATGCCCTCCATCGTGGCTCATATAAATGAAAAGCCAGAGTTGTTTTTTGGATCTGATCGGTTTGAACTTCTGGCTCATCGTCTGG gtgaaaaatggctgggacCGGTGCCACAAAACTCAAAGTTGTGA